A stretch of Zymoseptoria tritici IPO323 chromosome 1, whole genome shotgun sequence DNA encodes these proteins:
- a CDS encoding Ca2+/calmodulin-dependent protein kinase: MADKRRRGVSDDPDAPLKAQRKKRREDKAAAKARLANAANQNNESAEQSARSQAGQPVLDAVDQPSESGAAQAEPVAPPPAPTGGFTAINATGGGPQMFHFQGNLNRDPPGNNTAETGHYVPEGAQGIAQYGDRAEDGGEPSEPEKAEASDFEHNAGTVNDRFGNKMNNPLFATFIKTDILPKRTHRHFEEYLKTIPLDDQLEDSIWYVKQMMQDRGVGKNWEYTLPIAFYHDDQNERFDTPWVIEGREEPNDSDATRFSWLVTAKALYRIASKPDTDLDIQQAHEFAAIYAEAGRLTRGGDMLVCPNVDWTREPVDFPALLQDSRNLLQQHVKAAWRKAFATAKEELGVKAEVELQASYKQMRLEKELDGLKWETPDKYLWEVRWRNARKLFESRGPAEADQLMFDSSLQRMWNDSQRSARYHSPPVMRPETSCSQYCSDLLTFHLECQRSCMEAYEAAIATAQAEVDEEEQDAIEASEAVDVEQADSKIRNGPSPAKALADLQEQHARLMVDVEHAGWGWYPEDEGLLRGSFNDLWHRHNYCLQRHGIDFERVLHLWNSMRGFNKPAFPPEWREGISAEDYVTNAIVPAVHNACLAQWDAEIIELRKSIEQGTDDQATRYETAKGEMERFVASLNIKAYGPGLLSFHLDWKAAMDVFAPDTISTDLKLRFQDIFEQAKRIYTEQDIHLKPHQIQDQQSEQDFLFELADVIDEQIKEQAENDEPEPDKPTRAKQLGFGGERSGQTGSWRFLGTAGQGAFGHAGIWGRTDALGTVVEKIVLKETYSAAAKGLSWDASWLWDGEPGTTPFEFLIIEKLGRLPDAHSIVRVRAFAIHDTLKMYRIYMEYCPHGTLNQLLVQHRAVKTGNLDADGMLVESNIPARALWAIFEALIAAIHLLHVGPLPGTHTGAFDAREVLHRDLKPENGTLPIDPMDAVALTTLVFLGAPNETGAWPGLPSIKLGDFEIPSFNPGVEEYYPPALSAMPATNLDDPEISEVYEQRSPLFSDDNPLNAGCRQGNKAKDVRNSNYVHPRMNTGFSSSIPLAEAARYLDMLPTGASRQSRRKAGAPPQFTARDDIQKLRPARKVRRAPAVPQPVPVAPQPAPQPAPQPAQVAPQLVAGVQAQGNEGDVDGEVNDGEDDDIATQTGAAEEGREGNVESHQPDEFQNRLEERRAGKPAAVGDNRVDEDRERTDAEHGSAAPADIAAQAKQGKRKDRSSEGTPNDDAPSPTKRIRSGSKSSGELNDSNEINQQAADQTPEQVQLTAHLADHRRQFESLGPRPNILGWYTDLIRLAREALKVTGDDLDFGPMTGTCAEYCAMLSNELYNIRRTADPKIYDAWDVESANLRDKSALKELQKRFDIMDSRVRAGKWPYGPDDPQARQDDQYFASAIGFDAVRAGQQPEEKWRQVSCVGAGAQATANLWECEDGAGNVVKRTVIKESRGDGWNNEVNWEGGFYNRFPKEAALTMYLGTLSDSFNIIKTFGYATYDTRRIFRIYMEWCPHGTLEVMLKKHSEKVGRLNEDGNLIEPTRIQTPDGLHTWTSNQQTEQRGHTSDPYSPNLITTASDFFCQYGMIVPIIRAFKASARSSTCSKHSSARHWQEDQIMARSQQSGSTGSRRSARIKALGNSKPANAKAPKRKIGELDVVAEENEDEDGNDGDQNSGGEPARKKAKDKGDSPQGRSDQPAPKSQGRPNEGGDSTGRRGTPDQVEAGASGSANEGGEENAGIDETEKEPPKMSATNLKLNLDFIRNLVLPGHVDEVPVGLERQMVCVSAMNEQDMRKATKILQELVVEYGTRTLLWSLRVWPIEAYMNVPIHFDGRWDVFEDDAIVNLHDNWRDTCVEAQRTNATRRQIEEFVDGYRKAKFLLKLGVEVEKDENDDDEPPNEPDQNQTQRPSFISGRARAVTAQMKHFREQRAEKVSEFRAACGDEAADELEALCGRVFADWKQKGYPGNIDYRKVSCHFRWERMRRRFNSWSPTEVERTAFEGIYAEVREYIRRYDEFIYPPDDQQLSCQAFVWVMWPKLDDWRKDCVKDTKRLWSEALKAVPGKEGNDLYLDYNQAMRHLELGGWPMSESCVKTQRMMVRHKWRDLEAAVDADDMVSGALVKELGNEARELIDKFVFIVPPDKDNAVAWQSFIDDTLRPFVRAKNLPYWGKLWDTTLGRQHNPDDAKLLQEMRADMEIKLSGPDPPLPYGPSMAQYIRDWSEVVDRAEQEADRVTEARIKDLQTRTMVCRDVCGVLISPLLWPEETNPEQYCSNLSADIKYQLQVRWQQHWLEWKTLREIPDEEYHEKSNAMAEAVRNGQEYWPPESPAAEINRGKEQAGALGVRHLDRSGLEGSWNFSGTLGSGSYGHVGYWTKNVGHDRRIVDRIAVKESYLRQAWNNPVYWIGEPGHRKPKEFYYARELADMPESKNVVEPRSYAIYETLRMHRIYMEFCEHGTMSQMINNYIAHDAVVDEDGNSIIGTIPVRLLWSVFESLASVLCLMKSGTLPDAPRARQLKYPGMIHRDLKPDNIFLSPPCTDAWGGIPTFKIGDFGFVVSDADDDLANMRRTGTPGFLPPVSTIFARSGVAVSRRVTGLPAQLRGSLD; this comes from the exons ATGGCGGATAAAAGGCGTCGCGGAGTTTCGGATGACCCAGATGCGCCTCTCAAGGCGCAAAGAAAGAAAAGACGAGAGGATAAGGCAGCCGCCAAAGCTCGCTTAGCCAACGCTGCTAACCAGAACAACGAATCCGCCGAGCAATCTGCAAGATCTCAAGCAGGTCAGCCTGTGCTCGACGCAGTCGATCAGCCTTCTGAGAGCGGAGCAGCGCAAGCCGAACCAGTAGCACCTCCACCCGCCCCGACTGGAGGATTCACCGCGATCAATGCGACTGGAGGAGGACCACAAATGTTCCATTTCCAAGGAAACCTAAATCGCGACCCGCCCGGAAATAATACTGCAGAAACCGGTCATTATGTGCCTGAGGGTGCTCAAGGGATTGCACAGTATGGTGATCGGGcagaagatggcggagaaCCGTCGGAACCGGAAAAGGCAGAGGCGAGCGATTTCGAACACAATGCTGGCACGGTCAACGATCGATTCGGCAATAAGATGAACAACCCTTTATTTGCGACTTTCATCAAGACAGACATTCTGCCCAAGCGGACGCATCGACACTTCGAGGAGTATCTCAAGACGATTCCTCTCGATGACCAGCTGGAGGACTCGATCTGGTATGTCAAGCAGATGATGCAAGACCGAGGAGTTGGCAAAAATTGGGAATATACCTTACCAATTGCGTTTTATCACGACGATCAAAATGAAAGATTCGACACGCCTTGGGTCATAGAAGGCCGAGAGGAGCCCAATGATTCCGACGCGACTCGGTTTTCATGGCTGGTAACGGCGAAAGCGTTATACAGGATTGCGTCGAAGCCAGATACCGATCTCGACATTCAGCAGGCACACGAATTTGCCGCGATCTACGCAGAGGCTGGGCGGCTCACTCGCGGCGGAGACATGCTTGTATGCCCCAACGTTGACTGGACTAGGGAACCGGTGGACTTTCCGGCTCTGCTTCAAGATTCCAGGAATCTACTACAGCAACATGTGAAAGCGGCTTGGCGAAAGGCTTTTGCCACTGCGAAGGAAGAGCTAGGCGTGAAGGCGGAAGTCGAACTACAGGCTAGCTACAAGCAGATGCGCCTAGAGAAGGAATTGGACGGACTGAAATGGGAAACGCCGGACAAGTACCTCTGGGAAGTGAGATGGAGGAATGCTCGAAAGTTATTCGAGTCGCGCGGTCCCGCTGAGGCCGATCAGTTGATGTTCGATTCTTCCTTGCAAAGGATGTGGAACGACTCGCAGAGGTCTGCCAGATATCACTCTCCGCCCGTCATGCGTCCCGAAACGTCCTGCTCCCAGTACTGCTCGGATTTGTTGACTTTCCATCTTGAATGTCAGAGGTCGTGCATGGAGGCGTATGAGGCAGCAATTGCCACCGCACAAGCCGAagtggacgaggaagagcaagatgCTATTGAAGCCAGCGAGGCCGTTGACGTCGAACAGGCGGACTCGAAGATTCGGAACGGACCATCGCCGGCCAAGGCCCTTGCGGATCTACAGGAACAACATGCTCGGCTGATGGTGGATGTGGAACATGCAGGCTGGGGATGGTACCCGGAGGATGAGGGATTACTTCGAGGATCATTCAATGATCTGTGGCATCGGCATAACTATTGTCTTCAACGCCATGGCATTGATTTCGAGCGTGTACTCCACCTGTGGAACTCAATGAGAGGCTTCAATAAGCCAGCGTTCCCTCCCGAATGGAGGGAGGGAATTTCTGCCGAAGACTATGTCACAAATGCGATAGTCCCTGCGGTACATAATGCGTGTCTTGCTCAGTGGGACGCAGAGATCATCGAGTTGCGAAAATCGATTGAGCAGGGGACTGACGATCAAGCCACACGCTACGAGACAGCAAAAGGGGAGATGGAACGCTTCGTCGCAAGCTTAAACATCAAGGCATACGGTCCCGGGCTTCTTTCTTTCCATCTTGACTGGAAAGCCGCCATGGATGTCTTTGCTCCAGACACAATCTCAACGGACCTGAAGCTTCGTTTCCAGGACATCTTTGAGCAAGCCAAGAGAATCTACACTGAACAAGACATACACCTGAAGCCACATCAAATTCAAGACCAGCAATCGGAACAGGACTTCCTGTTTGAGCTCGCCGATGTGATTGACGAGCAGATAAAGGAACAAGCGGAGAACGACGAGCCAGAGCCTGACAAGCCGACTCGCGCTAAGCAACTGGGGTTCGGCGGTGAACGTTCAGGTCAGACTGGAAGTTGGCGATTTCTCGGTACAGCTGGTCAGGGAGCTTTTGGTCACGCCGGTATTTGGGGCCGGACTGACGCACTTGGAACGGTGGTGGAGAAAATCGTTTTGAAAGAGACCTACAGCGCAGCGGCCAAGGGTTTGTCTTGGGACGCTTCCTGGCTGTGGGATGGAGAACCCGGCACAACCCCTTTCGAATTTTTAATCATCGAAAAGCTTGGGCGTCTACCCGATGCGCACAGTATCGTCAGGGTCAGAGCATTCGCTATCCACGATACTTTGAAGATGTATCGAATCTACATGGAGTATTGCCCGCATGGGACTCTGAACCAGCTTCTGGTCCAACACCGCGCTGTCAAGACTGGTAACCTTGATGCCGACGGAATGCTCGTTGAAAG CAACATCCCTGCTCGTGCTTTATGGGCAATCTTCGAAGCACTGATCGCCGCaatccatcttctccacgtCGGACCTCTGCCGGGGACTCATACAGGCGCTTTTGACGCCAGAGAAGTACTTCACCGCGATTTGAAGCCGGAGAATGGTACTTTACCCATTGACCCCATGGATGCCGTGGCGCTAACGACACTAGTGTTCCTGGGCGCACCCAACGAAACTGGAGCCTGGCCGGGATTGCCTTCAATTAAG CTCGGAGACTTCG AGATACCTTCATTCAATCCCGGAGTTGAGGAATACTACCCACCAGCTTTGAGCGCCATG CCAGCTACGAATCTCGACGATCCCGAGATCTCTGAAGTCTACGAACAAAGGTCACCATTGTTCTCTGATGATAATCCTCTTAACGCCGGATGCAGACAAGGAAACAAAGCGAAAGATGTTCGAAACAGTAACTATGTCCATCCGAGGATGAACACAGGATTCAGTTCCTCCATTCCTCTAGCCGAAGCAGCCCGATACCTCGATATGCTACCCACGGGCGCTTCAAGACAGTCTCGCCGTAAAGCTGGAGCCCCGCCGCAGTTTACCGCCAGGGACGACATACAGAAACTCCGTCCTGCGAGAAAAGTACGACGAGCGCCAGCGGTACCACAACCAGTGCCAGTAGCACCGCAACCCGCGCCGCAACCCGCACCGCAGCCCGCGCAAGTGGCACCACAACTAGTGGCGGGAGTACAAGCGCAAGGGAACGAAGGCGATGTTGACGGCGAAGTCAATGATGGTGAAGACGATGACATTGCAACACAGACCGGCGCGGCAGAGGAGGGTAGGGAAGGCAATGTGGAGAGCCATCAGCCGGATGAGTTTCAAAATCGTCTCGAAGAACGTCGAGCTGGCAAACCCGCTGCAGTCGGAGACAACAGGGTCGACGAAGATCGCGAGCGTACTGATGCAGAACATGGAAGCGCAGCACCCGCCGACATCGCTGCACAGGCAAAGCAAGGGAAAAGGAAAGATAGATCGAGTGAAGGTACACCGAACGACGATGCGCCAAGCCCTACAAAGCGGATCAGATCGGGTTCCAAGTCTTCCGGGGAGCTGAACGATAGCAACGAGATCAATCAGCAGGCTGCAGATCAGACGCCCGAGCAGGTTCAGTTGACTGCGCACCTAGCCGATCACCGAAGACAATTCGAATCGCTAGGCCCTCGACCAAACATCCTTGGCTGGTACACCGACCTCATACGACTTGCAAGGGAGGCACTCAAAGTTACAGGCGATGACCTGGATTTCGGACCAATGACGGGAACCTGCGCCGAATATTGTGCCATGTTATCGAATGAGTTATACAACATTCGTAGGACCGCCGATCCAAAGATATACGACGCTTGGGACGTCGAGAGTGCCAACCTCCGTGATAAATCGGCGTTGAAAGAATTGCAGAAGCGTTTCGACATTATGGACAGCCGTGTCAGAGCTGGCAAGTGGCCTTATGGGCCAGATGATCCACAAGCTCGGCAAGACGATCAATATTTTGCGTCCGCAATCGGGTTCGATGCAGTGAGAGCAGGCCAGCAACCGGAAGAGAAATGGCGACAGGTCTCATGCGTCGGCGCAGGCGCCCAAGCCACGGCCAACCTCTGGGAGTGCGAAGACGGAGCAGGAAATGTCGTCAAGCGCACAGTCATCAAAGAGTCTAGAGGAGACGGCTGGAACAATGAGGTTAATTGGGAAGGAGGATTCTACAACCGCTTCCCAAAAGAAGCCGCGCTTACAATGTACCTGGGCACACTTTCGGATTCATTCAACATCATCAAGACATTCGGCTACGCTACGTACGATACCCGGCGAATCTTCCGAATCTATATGGAGTGGTGTCCCCACGGAACACTCGAAGTCATGTTGAAGAAACACAGCGAAAAGGTTGGCCGATTAAATGAGGATGGCAACTTGATTGAGCC AACCAGAATCCAAACCCCAGACGGCTTACACACTTGGACATCAAACCAGCAAACA GAGCAGCGCGGCCACACTTCAGATCCATACTCGCCCAATCTGATCACGACCGCTTCGGACTT CTTTTGCCAGTATGGAATGATTGTGCCTATTATACGGGCATT CAAAGCCTCAGCACGTTCCTCTACTTGCAGCAAACATTCATCAGCAAGGCACTGGCAAGAAGATCAAATCATGGCCAGATCGCAGCAATCTGGTAGTACTGGATCACGAAGATCGGCTCGAATCAAAGCGCTGGGTAATTCGAAACCGGCGAACGCCAAAGCTCCAAAGCGCAAGATCGGTGAATTGGACGTTGTGGCCGAAGAaaacgaggatgaggatggcaATGACGGAGATCAGAACTCGGGGGGAGAACCGGCCAGGAAGAAAGCAAAGGACAAGGGAGACTCACCGCAAGGGAGGTCCGATCAACCAGCACCAAAATCGCAAGGTCGTCCCAATGAGGGTGGCGATAGCACGGGCCGACGTGGCACTCCTGATCAAGTCGAGGCCGGCGCTTCAGGCTCAGCAAATGAAGGTGGCGAGGAGAACGCTGGAATTGATGAGACTGAGAAAGAACCACCCAAGATGAGCGCCACAAACCTGAAACTGAACTTGGACTTCATCCGCAATCTTGTGCTTCCTGGTCACGTCGACGAAGTTCCCGTGGGGTTGGAAAGACAGATGGTATGTGTCTCGGCGATGAACGAACAGGACATGAGAAAGGCTACGAAGATCTTGCAGGAGCTTGTTGTAGAATATGGCACCAGAACACTGCTGTGGAGTTTGCGTGTCTGGCCGATCGAAGCCTACATGAACGTCCCGATCCATTTTGATGGACGATGGGATGTGTTTGAAGACGATGCGATTGTAAATCTCCACGATAATTGGCGGGACACATGTGTTGAAGCCCAGCGCACGAACGCCACCCGGAGACAGATTGAAGAATTTGTGGACGGCTATCGCAAAGCCAAGTTCTTGCTCAAGCTTGGAGTAGAGGTCGAGAAGGATGAAAatgatgacgacgagccGCCGAACGAGCCGGACCAGAATCAGACTCAGCGCCCAAGCTTCATCAGCGGGCGTGCAAGAGCGGTCACGGCTCAAATGAAGCACTTCCGCGAACAACGAGCAGAGAAGGTGAGCGAATTCCGTGCAGCATGTGGAGACGAAGCTGCCGACGAACTTGAAGCGCTCTGTGGCCGTGTCTTCGCGGACTGGAAACAGAAAGGGTACCCCGGAAACATCGATTATCGCAAAGTTTCGTGCCACTTCCGGTGGGAACGCATGAGACGGCGGTTCAACTCATGGAGTCCGACCGAAGTCGAGCGGACAGCGTTCGAAGGTATCTATGCTGAGGTTAGAGAGTACATTCGACGCTACGACGAGTTTATCTATCCACCGGACGACCAACAATTATCGTGCCAGGCTTTTGTGTGGGTGATGTGGCCCAAGCTGGACGACTGGCGCAAGGATTGCGTCAAGGACACGAAAAGGCTGTGGTCAGAGGCTTTGAAAGCTGTCCCAGGCAAAGAGGGGAATGACTTGTACCTCGACTACAATCAGGCTATGCGTCATCTCGAGCTTGGGGGCTGGCCTATGAGCGAGAGTTGTGTCAAGACCCAGAGGATGATGGTCCGACACAAATGGCGAGATCTGGAGGCTGCGGTGGACGCCGATGATATGGTTTCAGGAGCCTTGGTGAAGGAGCTAGGCAACGAAGCAAGGGAGCTCATTGACAAGTTCGTGTTCATCGTACCACCGGACAAAGACAATGCAGTGGCTTGGCAATCGTTCATAGACGACACATTGCGCCCGTTCGTCCGTGCGAAAAATCTTCCGTACTGGGGAAAGCTGTGGGACACCACACTCGGCAGACAGCACAACCCCGACGATGCCAAATTGCTTCAAGAAATGAGAGCTGATATGGAAATCAAGCTTTCCGGGCCGGATCCGCCTTTACCGTATGGCCCAAGCATGGCGCAGTACATCCGTGACTGGTCCGAAGTTGTGGACAGAGCGGAACAAGAGGCCGACCGTGTCACCGAGGCCCGTATCAAGGATCTTCAGACTCGCACGATGGTGTGTCGCGATGTATGCGGCGTTCTCATAAGCCCACTGCTATGGCCGGAAGAGACAAATCCTGAGCAGTACTGTTCCAATCTGTCCGCGGATATCAAATATCAATTGCAAGTGAGATGGCAGCAGCATTGGCTGGAGTGGAAGACCTTGAGAGAAATTCCTGACGAGGAATACCACGAAAAGAGCAATGCAATGGCGGAAGCTGTTCGCAATGGACAAGAGTACTGGCCACCTGAAAGCCCTGCAGCAGAAATAAATCGAGGAAAAGAGCAGGCCGGGGCATTGGGCGTTCGGCACCTGGATCGCAGTGGACTGGAAGGCAGCTGGAATTTCAGCGGCACCTTGGGAAGCGGCTCGTATGGGCACGTCGGGTACTGGACCAAAAACGTCGGTCACGACCGGCGAATCGTGGACAGGATTGCTGTCAAGGAGTCGTACCTGAGACAGGCCTGGAACAACCCAGTGTACTGGATTGGCGAGCCTGGCCACCGCAAGCCAAAGGAGTTCTACTATGCGCGGGAACTGGCCGACATGCCGGAGTCAAAGAACGTCGTCGAGCCGAGATCGTATGCCATCTACGAGACTTTGAGGATGCATCGAATATACATGGAGTTCTGTGAGCATGGTACCATGAGTCAGATGATCAACAACTACATCGCTCACGACGCCGTGGTTGACGAGGATGGAAACTCGATAATAGG